A window from uncultured Desulfobacter sp. encodes these proteins:
- a CDS encoding response regulator, whose protein sequence is MPQTVLIVDDDAKLIALLTEYFGENEFISHAVMLGGDALDAIRDNHPDIVILDIMLPDTNGLEVLKQIRTKHAIPVIMLTAKGDDTDRIVGLELGADDYLPKPFNPRELLARIRAILRRQDRTSPEADTVIIRAGDLELNRSTRTLMAAGENVPLSTTEFNVLEVLMKHPNTVLSREQITNMAQGRSFMADDRSVDIHVSKLRGKIEKNPSSPVRIKTIWGTGYMFINPDS, encoded by the coding sequence ATGCCCCAAACAGTTTTAATCGTAGACGATGATGCCAAGCTAATAGCACTTTTAACCGAATATTTCGGGGAAAACGAATTTATTTCCCATGCCGTCATGTTAGGTGGTGATGCCCTTGATGCCATACGGGATAATCATCCGGATATTGTTATTCTGGATATTATGCTGCCGGACACCAATGGCCTTGAGGTACTAAAGCAGATCCGGACCAAACATGCAATACCGGTCATCATGCTGACTGCCAAGGGTGATGATACAGACCGGATTGTGGGCCTTGAGCTGGGGGCGGACGATTATCTGCCCAAACCCTTTAATCCCAGGGAGCTTCTTGCCAGAATCCGGGCCATTCTCCGGCGCCAGGACAGGACTTCACCCGAGGCCGATACCGTCATTATCCGGGCCGGGGATCTGGAATTGAACCGATCCACACGGACCCTGATGGCGGCCGGCGAAAACGTGCCCTTATCCACCACGGAATTCAATGTGTTAGAAGTGTTGATGAAACATCCGAACACTGTACTCAGCCGGGAGCAGATCACCAACATGGCCCAGGGCCGAAGCTTTATGGCTGATGATCGCAGTGTGGATATTCATGTATCCAAGCTAAGGGGAAAAATCGAAAAAAACCCCTCTTCCCCGGTGCGGATAAAAACAATATGGGGCACAGGATACATGTTCATCAATCCCGATTCATAA
- a CDS encoding U32 family peptidase codes for MSCLELLAPAKNMEFGKAAVDHGADAVYIGPERFGARASAGNSVRDIEALCRYAHRYFARVYVAFNTLLFDDELEPARDLIEQLYAAGVDALIIQDMGLLEMDLPPIPLFASTQTDNRTVEKVKFLEQSGFSRVILARELSLPAIKQIRNATRVDLEAFVHGALCVCYSGQCYMSAAIGGRSANRGACGQPCRLDWNLEDKDGRLLCENRHLLSLKDMNRVDFLADLVRAGITSFKIEGRLKSLDYVKNITGFYRQRLDALINTGSSYTKASSGRTTFSFTPEPCKTFNRGFTDYFLSGSPDKTDKKTFAIDAFDTPKSVGEPLGQVKQIKNQALELDGKHDLRAGDGICFPNAPGQLKGFYVNRVDENGRVYASGKTPIHKKDLPKGTLVFRNHDQGFTRLMSGPTAQRKIYLDMTFRDHPDGFELSCVDEDNIQARILLRVPGEPARNPDTAKAAIERQLGKLGNSCFELNRLDILSKPVFLPAAELNRLRRDLVARLEQNRLKAYSRPIAVPRPTPVPFYRTDLDFRANAASHLAVQFYEKRGVTSIAPAFESAPPGPGIPVMTTKHCIRRSLGWCPAKTKENRDNGPRPSAGPLFLTHGKHRFQVTFDCSKCEMKLHTLS; via the coding sequence ATGTCCTGCCTGGAACTTTTAGCACCGGCGAAAAATATGGAATTCGGCAAGGCCGCTGTCGATCACGGGGCAGACGCCGTGTATATCGGCCCCGAACGGTTCGGTGCCAGGGCTTCGGCCGGTAACAGTGTCAGGGATATCGAGGCGTTGTGCCGTTATGCCCACCGCTATTTCGCCAGGGTGTATGTTGCGTTTAACACCCTGCTCTTTGATGATGAGCTTGAACCGGCAAGGGATTTGATCGAACAGCTATACGCGGCCGGGGTGGACGCCCTGATTATCCAGGATATGGGGCTGTTGGAGATGGACCTGCCGCCTATCCCTCTGTTTGCCAGCACCCAGACCGATAACCGGACCGTTGAAAAGGTAAAATTCCTTGAACAGTCGGGATTCTCCCGTGTGATTCTTGCCCGGGAACTCTCTTTGCCGGCCATTAAGCAGATCCGAAACGCCACGCGTGTGGACCTTGAGGCATTTGTCCACGGGGCATTGTGCGTCTGTTACTCCGGGCAGTGTTACATGAGTGCGGCCATTGGCGGCAGAAGCGCCAACCGCGGTGCCTGCGGCCAGCCCTGCCGGCTTGACTGGAACCTTGAAGACAAAGATGGTAGGTTACTTTGTGAAAACAGGCACCTGCTCTCGTTAAAGGATATGAATCGTGTAGATTTCCTGGCGGATCTGGTCCGGGCCGGAATCACCTCGTTTAAGATCGAAGGGCGGCTTAAAAGTTTGGACTACGTGAAAAATATCACGGGGTTTTACCGGCAAAGGCTTGATGCCCTGATAAACACCGGTTCCTCCTATACCAAAGCCTCTTCGGGCCGGACAACGTTTTCTTTTACACCCGAGCCCTGCAAAACCTTTAACCGGGGTTTTACCGATTATTTTCTTTCCGGTTCCCCCGATAAGACAGATAAGAAAACCTTCGCCATTGACGCCTTTGATACGCCCAAATCTGTGGGTGAACCCCTCGGGCAGGTGAAACAGATTAAAAACCAGGCACTGGAACTGGACGGAAAGCATGATCTGCGGGCCGGTGACGGGATCTGTTTTCCCAACGCCCCGGGCCAGCTCAAAGGGTTTTATGTCAACCGGGTGGATGAAAATGGTCGTGTGTATGCGTCCGGAAAAACACCGATTCATAAAAAGGATCTGCCCAAAGGCACCCTGGTATTTCGGAACCATGACCAGGGATTTACCCGTCTGATGTCAGGCCCGACGGCCCAAAGAAAAATTTACCTGGATATGACGTTTCGTGACCACCCCGACGGGTTTGAACTCTCTTGTGTGGATGAGGACAATATCCAGGCCCGGATCCTGCTGCGTGTGCCGGGGGAGCCCGCCCGCAATCCCGATACGGCCAAGGCGGCCATTGAACGGCAGCTGGGTAAATTGGGAAATAGCTGTTTTGAACTCAACCGCCTGGACATTCTTTCCAAACCTGTATTTCTGCCCGCCGCAGAGCTGAACCGTTTGCGCCGGGACCTGGTGGCACGTCTGGAGCAGAACCGGTTAAAGGCTTATTCTCGACCAATTGCCGTTCCCAGGCCGACACCTGTGCCGTTTTATAGAACCGATCTTGATTTTCGGGCCAATGCAGCCAGTCATCTGGCGGTTCAATTTTATGAAAAAAGGGGGGTAACGTCCATTGCTCCGGCCTTTGAAAGCGCCCCGCCGGGACCGGGTATCCCCGTCATGACCACAAAACACTGCATCCGCCGCAGCCTTGGGTGGTGTCCGGCAAAAACAAAGGAAAACAGAGACAATGGCCCCCGTCCTTCTGCCGGGCCGTTGTTTTTAACCCATGGCAAACACCGTTTTCAGGTGACCTTTGACTGCAGTAAATGTGAGATGAAGCTTCACACCCTTTCCTAA